Proteins from a genomic interval of Rhodothermus marinus:
- the rny gene encoding ribonuclease Y, translated as MELLWIAGLALLAVGAGIALDRWLLTRSLQSAREQARKILAEAEAQAQAYQQEHLEKAQEALRRERQAFEQEQAEARKALQQAQERLAERQEALNRRTFRVNEREKTLAKAAEAIEALRREADANFRQAEALHQQAQALFESLRRQQEALAQREAEVNRLQEELTVKQAELDRTLEEQLRRLEQIAGMSRQEAKEALMAQMVEEAKLEAASMIKEIRDEARMKANREARKIILTAIQRTAASHAIENTVSVVNIQSDEMKGRIIGREGRNIRAFEAATGVEVIVDDTPEAVILSAFNPIRREIARLALTKLIQDGRIHPARIEEVVEKATAEIEEEIMETGERTVIDLNLHGMHPELIRLIGRMRYRTSYGQNLLAHSIETARIASLIAAELGLDADKARRAGLLHDIGKVVEEEIDRPHALVGMELCRKYKEDPEVCNAVGAHHDEIEMTTLIAPIVQAADAISGARPGARREALEAYIKRLEKLEALAASFPGVERVYAIQAGREVRVIVNHSLVSDAQAEQLAIDISKKIQSEMQYPGQIKVTVIREVRSVAYAK; from the coding sequence ATGGAACTGTTATGGATAGCCGGCCTGGCGCTTCTGGCTGTAGGGGCCGGCATTGCACTGGATAGATGGCTGCTGACCCGTTCCCTGCAATCCGCCCGGGAGCAGGCTCGAAAAATCCTGGCCGAAGCGGAGGCCCAAGCCCAGGCCTACCAGCAGGAACATCTGGAAAAAGCGCAAGAGGCGCTCCGGCGGGAACGCCAGGCGTTCGAGCAGGAACAGGCCGAAGCCCGCAAGGCGCTGCAGCAGGCGCAGGAGCGCCTTGCCGAACGCCAGGAGGCGCTGAACCGCCGCACGTTCCGCGTCAACGAGCGCGAGAAAACGCTGGCCAAGGCCGCCGAAGCCATCGAAGCACTGCGCCGGGAGGCCGATGCCAACTTCCGCCAGGCCGAAGCGCTTCATCAGCAGGCACAGGCGCTGTTCGAGTCGCTGCGCCGCCAACAGGAGGCGCTCGCGCAACGGGAAGCCGAGGTCAACCGCCTGCAGGAAGAACTGACGGTCAAACAGGCCGAACTGGACCGGACGCTGGAGGAGCAGTTGCGTCGGCTGGAGCAGATCGCGGGCATGTCGCGCCAGGAGGCCAAGGAAGCGCTCATGGCGCAGATGGTCGAAGAAGCCAAGCTGGAAGCGGCCTCCATGATCAAAGAAATCCGCGACGAGGCCCGGATGAAAGCCAACCGCGAGGCTCGCAAGATCATCCTGACGGCCATTCAGCGGACGGCCGCCAGCCACGCCATCGAAAACACCGTCTCGGTGGTCAACATCCAGTCTGACGAGATGAAGGGCCGCATCATCGGGCGCGAGGGTCGTAACATTCGCGCCTTCGAGGCGGCCACCGGCGTCGAGGTGATCGTCGACGACACGCCCGAGGCGGTGATCCTTTCGGCCTTCAACCCGATCCGTCGCGAGATCGCCCGCCTGGCGCTGACCAAGCTGATCCAGGACGGCCGCATCCACCCGGCCCGCATCGAGGAAGTGGTCGAAAAGGCCACGGCCGAGATCGAAGAAGAGATCATGGAGACGGGCGAGCGGACCGTCATCGATCTGAACCTGCACGGCATGCATCCGGAGCTGATTCGACTGATCGGCCGGATGCGCTACCGCACGAGCTACGGCCAGAACCTGCTGGCCCACTCCATCGAGACGGCCCGCATCGCCTCGCTGATCGCCGCCGAGCTGGGTCTGGATGCCGACAAAGCCCGCCGTGCCGGGCTGCTGCACGACATCGGCAAGGTCGTCGAGGAAGAGATCGACCGCCCGCATGCGCTGGTGGGCATGGAACTCTGCCGCAAGTACAAGGAAGATCCGGAGGTGTGCAACGCGGTGGGTGCCCACCACGACGAGATCGAAATGACCACGCTGATCGCGCCCATCGTACAGGCAGCCGACGCCATTTCGGGTGCACGTCCGGGTGCCCGTCGCGAGGCGCTGGAAGCCTATATCAAGCGGCTGGAAAAGCTCGAGGCATTGGCCGCCTCGTTCCCGGGCGTCGAGCGCGTCTACGCGATCCAGGCCGGACGCGAGGTGCGCGTGATCGTCAACCACAGCCTGGTCTCCGACGCCCAGGCCGAGCAGCTGGCGATCGACATTTCGAAAAAGATCCAGAGCGAGATGCAGTATCCGGGCCAGATCAAAGTGACGGTCATTCGCGAGGTGCGCTCGGTCGCCTATGCCAAGTAA
- a CDS encoding cell division protein ZapA produces MALEKSIQISILGRRYPLRVRAEDEALMYRLAAMVEEKMRAFREAHPEQSELTAAVIVALSLAEALHEAQKALRELDETLYETIQELLELLEHPESSATPPEQPASDAI; encoded by the coding sequence ATGGCGCTGGAAAAATCCATCCAGATCTCCATTCTGGGACGCAGGTACCCGCTGCGGGTGCGCGCGGAGGACGAGGCGTTGATGTATCGCCTGGCCGCCATGGTCGAGGAAAAAATGCGGGCCTTCCGGGAAGCACACCCGGAGCAGTCCGAACTGACCGCCGCCGTGATCGTAGCGCTTTCGCTGGCCGAAGCGCTGCATGAAGCGCAGAAGGCGCTCCGGGAGCTGGACGAAACGCTCTACGAAACGATCCAGGAGCTGCTGGAGCTGCTGGAACATCCGGAATCTTCCGCAACCCCGCCGGAACAGCCTGCCAGCGATGCAATATAA
- a CDS encoding winged helix-turn-helix transcriptional regulator — protein MPSNVTGSTTTPPAAPLRLCLITDDPLLVTAVQLSCPPPHELWVFGWQALGGPQHTLSEQGQQLLETARQASAVLVDWQLAQAPLINTLGFYLRRQATAPLIALCRTGPEAQIAALVAGADAALTFPLQPALIQAHQVAYQRLVRDLRLEATAATLPHDVRQVGRLRLDRTAHRFFIDDQEVEVTPREFALLDFLLSRPGVACSRHEILAHVWGITFDTGTNMVDVYMYFLRRKLEAHGLKNVIRTIRGYGYRLDLPAEPPEKNT, from the coding sequence ATGCCAAGTAATGTTACCGGGTCCACGACCACCCCGCCTGCAGCCCCACTTCGGCTGTGTTTGATCACCGATGATCCGCTGCTGGTAACAGCGGTCCAGTTGAGTTGTCCGCCTCCGCACGAACTGTGGGTGTTCGGATGGCAGGCGCTGGGCGGCCCACAACATACTCTGTCGGAACAGGGGCAGCAGCTGCTGGAAACCGCCCGACAGGCCAGTGCTGTGCTGGTGGACTGGCAACTGGCGCAGGCACCGCTGATCAACACGCTGGGCTTTTACCTGCGTCGTCAGGCTACTGCTCCCCTGATTGCTCTGTGCCGAACCGGCCCGGAAGCCCAGATTGCCGCCCTGGTAGCCGGCGCCGACGCCGCCCTGACCTTTCCCCTCCAGCCTGCTTTGATCCAGGCACACCAGGTAGCCTATCAGCGGCTGGTGCGCGACCTTCGTTTGGAAGCCACAGCCGCCACCCTTCCCCATGATGTACGACAGGTGGGACGCCTGCGGCTTGACCGCACCGCCCATCGCTTCTTTATTGATGATCAAGAAGTGGAGGTAACACCCCGGGAATTTGCCCTGCTGGACTTTTTGCTCTCGCGCCCCGGGGTCGCCTGCTCTCGCCACGAGATTCTGGCCCACGTCTGGGGTATCACATTCGACACCGGCACCAACATGGTGGACGTTTACATGTATTTTCTGCGGCGGAAACTGGAAGCACATGGCCTCAAGAATGTGATCCGCACCATTCGTGGATATGGCTATCGGTTGGATTTGCCCGCCGAACCGCCGGAAAAAAACACGTAA
- the pheT gene encoding phenylalanine--tRNA ligase subunit beta, with translation MKLSYRWLQQYIDLDLSPSELAEALIGLGLEVEEVEPLGTDLKGVVIGQVLEVRPHPNADRLTLCRVDLGSGEPVPIVCGAPNVAAGQKVAVATPGTTLLLTDREGNRQPVTIRKTKIRGEVSEGMICAEDELGLSDDHSGILVLPDDAPVGQPFVEYLQQQGLTVPDYRLEVSLTPNRADAASHLGVARDLSALLDRPLRRPEVAVPEPGGEAARQVQVTIDAPEACPRYVALLVRNVRIGPSPLWLRQRLAAIGLRSINNVVDVTNYVLHECGQPLHAFDFDRLIGGRIHVRLARAGEQFTTLDGKTRQLPEGALLICDAERPVALAGIMGGENSEVTDTTTNILIESAYFDPSTIRRTSKALGLQTDSSYRFERGVDAGLQRWAAARAAQLIVEVAGGEIVPGVVDVQVRSFEPRTVTLRLPRLARVLGTEIPSDEVRRILDRLGFEPKPEGEAFRCTVPLYRPDVHEEIDLIEEVARVHGYDRLPMPEAFSVPARVPEEPPAQALRRRVRTLLTGFGLREIYTNSLLPREVVRRFVPASGSDHQTDAPHLVETLNPISAEMAVLRPSLLPGLVQTLVYNQNRGQQVLRFFEFGRVFARTDRTDTPVPGFAEHEALIIGLSGPHAPEGWDVQPRLTDFFDLKGLVETLLDTLHLSDRIALVPAESPEPTAAYQMNLVADGRVLGTLARLSDALQEAYELRAPLYYAELNWDAFAEIAHPAQQRRYRPFSRFPEVDRDLAVLVDRDQPVGPLLETIREAGGELLRHVGVFDLYEGERIPSGKKSVAFSLRFGADRTLTDEEVDARVEAIVRELERRFSAQLRR, from the coding sequence ATGAAACTCTCCTACCGCTGGCTGCAGCAATACATCGACCTGGACCTGTCCCCTTCGGAGCTGGCCGAGGCCCTGATCGGCCTGGGTCTGGAGGTCGAAGAGGTCGAGCCGCTGGGCACCGACCTTAAGGGCGTGGTGATCGGCCAGGTGCTGGAGGTACGCCCCCACCCCAACGCCGACCGTCTGACGCTCTGCCGCGTCGATCTGGGGAGCGGCGAGCCGGTCCCGATCGTCTGCGGAGCGCCCAACGTGGCGGCCGGACAGAAAGTGGCCGTCGCCACCCCCGGCACCACGCTGCTGCTGACCGACCGCGAGGGCAACCGCCAGCCTGTCACAATCCGCAAGACGAAGATCCGGGGCGAGGTGTCCGAGGGCATGATCTGCGCCGAGGACGAACTCGGCCTCTCGGACGACCACAGCGGGATCCTCGTGCTGCCCGACGATGCGCCCGTCGGCCAGCCCTTTGTCGAATACCTGCAGCAACAGGGCCTGACGGTACCGGACTACCGGCTCGAAGTCAGCCTGACGCCCAACCGGGCCGACGCGGCCAGCCACCTCGGCGTGGCCCGCGACCTGTCGGCCCTGCTCGACCGGCCATTGCGCCGTCCCGAAGTGGCCGTGCCCGAACCCGGCGGCGAGGCCGCCCGTCAGGTGCAGGTGACCATCGACGCCCCGGAGGCCTGTCCGCGCTACGTGGCGCTGCTGGTGCGCAACGTGCGCATCGGTCCCTCGCCGCTCTGGCTGCGCCAGCGCCTGGCCGCCATCGGCCTGCGCTCGATCAACAACGTAGTGGACGTGACCAACTACGTGCTGCACGAGTGCGGCCAGCCCCTGCACGCCTTCGACTTCGACCGGCTGATCGGCGGGCGCATTCACGTGCGGCTGGCCCGCGCGGGCGAGCAGTTCACCACGCTCGATGGCAAGACCCGTCAGCTTCCCGAAGGCGCTTTGCTGATCTGCGATGCCGAGCGGCCGGTGGCGCTGGCCGGCATCATGGGCGGCGAAAACTCCGAAGTGACCGACACCACGACGAACATTCTCATCGAAAGCGCCTATTTCGATCCGTCCACCATCCGGCGCACTTCGAAGGCGCTGGGTCTGCAGACGGATTCGTCCTACCGCTTCGAGCGTGGGGTCGATGCCGGCCTGCAGCGCTGGGCGGCCGCCCGTGCCGCGCAACTCATCGTGGAGGTGGCCGGTGGCGAGATCGTGCCCGGCGTGGTGGACGTGCAGGTGCGGTCGTTCGAGCCGCGCACCGTGACGCTGCGCCTGCCGCGTCTGGCCCGCGTGCTGGGCACCGAGATCCCGTCCGACGAGGTGCGACGCATTCTGGATCGGCTGGGCTTCGAGCCGAAGCCGGAAGGCGAGGCCTTCCGCTGCACGGTGCCGCTCTACCGTCCGGACGTGCACGAGGAGATCGATCTGATCGAAGAGGTGGCCCGCGTGCACGGCTACGACCGGCTGCCCATGCCCGAGGCGTTCTCCGTACCGGCGCGCGTGCCCGAAGAGCCGCCGGCCCAGGCGCTGCGTCGCCGCGTGCGCACACTGCTGACCGGCTTCGGCCTGCGGGAAATCTACACGAACAGCCTGCTGCCACGCGAGGTGGTGCGCCGCTTCGTGCCCGCCTCGGGTTCCGACCACCAGACCGACGCGCCGCATCTGGTCGAAACGCTCAACCCCATCTCGGCCGAGATGGCCGTGCTGCGACCGTCGCTCCTGCCCGGTCTGGTGCAGACCCTCGTCTACAACCAGAACCGGGGTCAGCAGGTGCTGCGCTTCTTCGAGTTCGGGCGCGTCTTTGCCCGCACGGACCGCACCGACACGCCCGTGCCCGGCTTCGCCGAGCACGAAGCGCTCATCATCGGACTGAGTGGCCCGCACGCTCCCGAAGGCTGGGACGTGCAGCCGCGCCTGACGGACTTCTTCGACCTCAAAGGGCTGGTCGAAACGCTGCTGGACACGCTGCACCTGAGCGACCGCATCGCGCTGGTCCCGGCCGAATCGCCCGAGCCGACGGCCGCCTATCAGATGAACCTGGTGGCCGACGGGCGTGTGCTGGGCACGCTGGCCCGCCTTTCGGACGCGCTTCAGGAGGCCTATGAACTGCGTGCCCCGCTCTACTACGCCGAACTGAACTGGGATGCCTTTGCCGAGATCGCCCACCCAGCCCAGCAGCGCCGCTACCGGCCCTTCAGCCGCTTCCCCGAGGTGGATCGCGACCTGGCCGTGCTCGTCGATCGCGACCAGCCGGTCGGTCCCCTGCTCGAAACCATCCGGGAAGCCGGCGGCGAACTGCTCCGTCACGTGGGCGTCTTCGACCTGTACGAGGGCGAGCGCATCCCGTCCGGCAAAAAGAGCGTGGCCTTCTCGCTGCGCTTCGGCGCCGACCGGACACTGACCGACGAAGAGGTGGATGCCCGCGTCGAGGCGATCGTCCGCGAGCTCGAGCGCCGCTTCAGTGCACAACTGCGCCGTTGA